A genome region from Melospiza melodia melodia isolate bMelMel2 chromosome 28, bMelMel2.pri, whole genome shotgun sequence includes the following:
- the CAMK1G gene encoding calcium/calmodulin-dependent protein kinase type 1G isoform X2: MGRKEEEGSGSWKKQTSNIRKTFIFMEALGSGAFSEVFLVKQKSTGQLFALKCIKKSPLNRDSSLENEIAVLKKIKHENIVTLEDIYESTTHFYLVMQLVSGGELFDRILERGVYTEKDASLVIHQVLTAVKYLHENGIVHRDLKPENLLYLTPEENSKIMITDFGLSKMEQNGIMSTACGTPGYVAPEVLAQKPYSKAVDCWSIGVITYILLCGYPPFYEETESKLFEKIKEGYYEFESPFWDDISESAKDFIRHLLEKNPSARFTCEEALRHPWINGNTALHRDIYPSVSAQIQKNFAKSKWRQAFNAAAVVHHMKKLHMSGHGAAEGSVPAPETPEPPRPSSPSGTPPTAAPGDDKDTAQGSSQGRSNPPRPPQETELGEEKLPSPPEEGPLPRDSSLALLDTPSPSEEGPLPRDSSLALPNTPRLVLPDSHSPPEEEGPLPRDTPSPPEEGPLPRDSSLALPDSHSPPGRSSCGCSPSCVGHEKSKASSCSETVLLKKSSRSHHFKSEVLVPVKTSKHSSHCGTGQTGVCLIM; encoded by the exons ATGGGGCGCAAGGAGGAGGAAGGCAGCGGCTCCTGGAAGAAGCAGACGAGCAACATCCGCAAAACCTTCATCTTCATGGAGGCCCTGGGCTC AGGTGCCTTCTCAGAAGTTTTCCTGGTGAAGCAGAAGAGCACTGGCCAGCTCTTTGCTCTGAAATGCATCAAGAAGTCTCCTCTCAACAGGGACAGCAGCCTGGAGAATGAAATAGCAGTGCTGAAAAA GATAAAGCATGAAAACATTGTGACTCTGGAGGATATTTATGAGAGCACAACCCACTTCTACCTGGTCATGCAGCT GGTGTCTGGGGGAGAGCTGTTTGACAGGATCCTGGAGCGGGGAGTGTACACGGAGAAGGACGCGAGTCTGGTGATCCACCAGGTGCTGACAGCTGTGAAATACCTGCATGAGAATGGCATCGTGCACCGGGACCTCAAG CCTGAGAACCTGCTGTACCTCACCCCCGAGGAGAACTCCAAAATCATGATCACGGATTTTGGCCTGTCGAAAATGGAGCAGAACGGGATCATGTCCACGGCCTGTGGGACCCCGGGATACGTGG cccccGAGGTGCTGGCCCAGAAGCCCTACAGCAAAGCCGTGGATTGCTGGTCCATCGGGGTCATCACCTACATCCT gctctgtgggTACCCTCCTTTCTACGAGGAAACCGAATCCAAACTCTTTGAGAAGATCAAGGAAGGCTACTACGAGTTCGAGTCTCCGTTTTGGGACGATATCTCCGAGTCAG CCAAGGACTTCATCCGGCACCTCCTGGAGAAGAACCCGAGCGCGAGGTTCACCTGCGAGGAGGCCCTGAGGCACccgtg GATTAATGGAAATACAGCCCTTCACCGTGACATCTACCCATCTGTCAGCGCTCAGATCCAGAAAAACTTTGCAAAGAGCAAATGGAGG CAAGCCTTCAACGCCGCGGCCGTCGTGCACCACATGAAGAAGCTGCACATGAGCGGCCACGGGGCGGCCgagggctctgtccctgccccagagacccccgagccccccaggcccagcagcccctCGGGGACCCCCCCAACAGCAGCGCCAGGAGATGACAAGGACACAGCTCAGGGCTCCTCTCAGGGGCGCTCAAACCCACCCAGACCCCCTCAGGAGACAGAACTGGGGGAGGAAAAGCTGCCAAGCCCCCCAGAGGAGGGAcccctgcccagggacagcagcctggCCCTGTTGGATACCCCTAGCCCCTCAGAGGAGGGAcccctgcccagggacagcagcctggCCCTACCAAACACCCCCAGACTGGTCCTGCCagacagccacagccccccagagGAGGAGGGACCCCtgcccagggacacccccagccccccagAGGAGGGAcccctgcccagggacagcagcctggccctgccaGACAGCCACAGCCCCCCGGGCAGGAgctcctgtggctgcagcccctcctgtgtggGCCATGAGAAGAGCAAGGCGTCCTCCTGCTCCGAGACAGTGCTGCTCAAAAAGTCGTCAAGATCCCA CCATTTCAAGTCAGAGGTTCTCGTTCCAGTGAAAACCAGTAAACACTCGTCTCACTGTGGCACTGGGCAAACTGGAGTTTGTTTGATCATGTGA
- the CAMK1G gene encoding calcium/calmodulin-dependent protein kinase type 1G isoform X1, with translation MGRKEEEGSGSWKKQTSNIRKTFIFMEALGSGAFSEVFLVKQKSTGQLFALKCIKKSPLNRDSSLENEIAVLKKIKHENIVTLEDIYESTTHFYLVMQLVSGGELFDRILERGVYTEKDASLVIHQVLTAVKYLHENGIVHRDLKPENLLYLTPEENSKIMITDFGLSKMEQNGIMSTACGTPGYVAPEVLAQKPYSKAVDCWSIGVITYILLCGYPPFYEETESKLFEKIKEGYYEFESPFWDDISESAKDFIRHLLEKNPSARFTCEEALRHPWINGNTALHRDIYPSVSAQIQKNFAKSKWRQAFNAAAVVHHMKKLHMSGHGAAEGSVPAPETPEPPRPSSPSGTPPTAAPGDDKDTAQGSSQGRSNPPRPPQETELGEEKLPSPPEEGPLPRDSSLALLDTPSPSEEGPLPRDSSLALPNTPRLVLPDSHSPPEEEGPLPRDTPSPPEEGPLPRDSSLALPDSHSPPGRSSCGCSPSCVGHEKSKASSCSETVLLKKSSRSHSHFKSEVLVPVKTSKHSSHCGTGQTGVCLIM, from the exons ATGGGGCGCAAGGAGGAGGAAGGCAGCGGCTCCTGGAAGAAGCAGACGAGCAACATCCGCAAAACCTTCATCTTCATGGAGGCCCTGGGCTC AGGTGCCTTCTCAGAAGTTTTCCTGGTGAAGCAGAAGAGCACTGGCCAGCTCTTTGCTCTGAAATGCATCAAGAAGTCTCCTCTCAACAGGGACAGCAGCCTGGAGAATGAAATAGCAGTGCTGAAAAA GATAAAGCATGAAAACATTGTGACTCTGGAGGATATTTATGAGAGCACAACCCACTTCTACCTGGTCATGCAGCT GGTGTCTGGGGGAGAGCTGTTTGACAGGATCCTGGAGCGGGGAGTGTACACGGAGAAGGACGCGAGTCTGGTGATCCACCAGGTGCTGACAGCTGTGAAATACCTGCATGAGAATGGCATCGTGCACCGGGACCTCAAG CCTGAGAACCTGCTGTACCTCACCCCCGAGGAGAACTCCAAAATCATGATCACGGATTTTGGCCTGTCGAAAATGGAGCAGAACGGGATCATGTCCACGGCCTGTGGGACCCCGGGATACGTGG cccccGAGGTGCTGGCCCAGAAGCCCTACAGCAAAGCCGTGGATTGCTGGTCCATCGGGGTCATCACCTACATCCT gctctgtgggTACCCTCCTTTCTACGAGGAAACCGAATCCAAACTCTTTGAGAAGATCAAGGAAGGCTACTACGAGTTCGAGTCTCCGTTTTGGGACGATATCTCCGAGTCAG CCAAGGACTTCATCCGGCACCTCCTGGAGAAGAACCCGAGCGCGAGGTTCACCTGCGAGGAGGCCCTGAGGCACccgtg GATTAATGGAAATACAGCCCTTCACCGTGACATCTACCCATCTGTCAGCGCTCAGATCCAGAAAAACTTTGCAAAGAGCAAATGGAGG CAAGCCTTCAACGCCGCGGCCGTCGTGCACCACATGAAGAAGCTGCACATGAGCGGCCACGGGGCGGCCgagggctctgtccctgccccagagacccccgagccccccaggcccagcagcccctCGGGGACCCCCCCAACAGCAGCGCCAGGAGATGACAAGGACACAGCTCAGGGCTCCTCTCAGGGGCGCTCAAACCCACCCAGACCCCCTCAGGAGACAGAACTGGGGGAGGAAAAGCTGCCAAGCCCCCCAGAGGAGGGAcccctgcccagggacagcagcctggCCCTGTTGGATACCCCTAGCCCCTCAGAGGAGGGAcccctgcccagggacagcagcctggCCCTACCAAACACCCCCAGACTGGTCCTGCCagacagccacagccccccagagGAGGAGGGACCCCtgcccagggacacccccagccccccagAGGAGGGAcccctgcccagggacagcagcctggccctgccaGACAGCCACAGCCCCCCGGGCAGGAgctcctgtggctgcagcccctcctgtgtggGCCATGAGAAGAGCAAGGCGTCCTCCTGCTCCGAGACAGTGCTGCTCAAAAAGTCGTCAAGATCCCA CAGCCATTTCAAGTCAGAGGTTCTCGTTCCAGTGAAAACCAGTAAACACTCGTCTCACTGTGGCACTGGGCAAACTGGAGTTTGTTTGATCATGTGA